The genomic region GGAAAAAGGGAGCCTGAGTGATGGTTCCGATTCCTACGCTGTGCCGATTATGAGTGAGGCGGAGTGGGATGTCCGTGTATTGTCTGTACTGCTGGAATCTAACGAAAAACCGATTTCCAGCCGTAAAGGGATGAAACGTACAGTGGAGACCTCTCCGTTTTATTCAGGGTGGCTTGAAGCGGTTGACCAGGAATTAAAGGAAATAAAAACAGCGATACGAACGAAAGACTTTGAGCGGTTAGGAAAGGTCGCCGAAGCCAATGCGCTAAAAATGCACGCAACGATGCTGGGTTCTCATCCGCCATTTACCTATTGGCAGAGTAGTACGATGGCTGTTATGGAAGAAGTACAACAGCTGAGAGATAAAGGGATACAGGCCTATTTTACGATTGATGCAGGACCTAACGTGAAAATTCTGTGTCTTCCGGAAGACGAGCAGAAGATACGGGATGAGCTGGAGAAGCTGGAAACAGTGAAAGGGATTTATGGCTGTCGACCAGGTCCCGGTATTGAATATAAAGAGAATCTTCCATCCCGCTGATGGGTGGTTGAACGTAAATTTACTGGCCGTTGATTCCCCACTTAGTCTTATTGGATAACCCTCCAGACTGAAAGGGATTTGACGGCCAGTTCATGCATGATAAAAACCAATGATAGTTGCGAAATGACTGGTAATGAAGTGATTGTGATCTGAAAGAGAGGGAATTCCATTGCCCATCAAGATAAAAGTCCCGGGAAAATTAATGATTGCAGGTGAATATGCCGTACTGGAACCGAATCAGTATGCCATCGTAGCCGCTGTCAACCGCTATGTTTATGCAGACATCACACCAAGTAATCAATATAAATTTTCCCTTCCTGATTTAGGCTTTGAAACGGTTTCGTGGGTTTCCAATTCCCATTCCATTGAATTCAGTGAAACCGATGAAAAATTACAGTTTGTTCAAAATACGATTATGATTGTGAAGGACTATTTAAATGAAGCATCCATACACCTTTCTCCCTTCCATCTTACGGTTACAAGTGAGCTTGATGATCCCTCAGGTAAAAAATACGGCCTTGGTTCCAGTGCCGCCGTTGTTGTTTCTGCGGTTTCGTCTATTCTGGCGCTAGCCCAAAAGCAGACCGACTCCTTTCACGTAAATAAGGATTTGATTTTTAAGCTAGCCGCACTTGCTCATGTCAAAACACAAGGGAGCGGATCCGGAGCTGATGTAGCCGCATCCACCTATGGGGGATGGCTCGAGTACTCTGCTTTTCAGGCAGACTGGCTCCTTGATCAAATGGAACAGAAATCCTCCGTCAGGGCACTGGTTGATCAGCCCTGGCCGTATGTATCCATTCGCTCCATAAATCCGCCCGCTGAACTTCGGCTTTGTACCGGGTGGACCGGAAAGGCGGCTTCAACTGGACCGATGATCAAACAGCTGAAGCATGGACAGCAGGAACATCGAAACATTTACCATACCTTCGTAGAGGAAAGTCATGAGGCGGTAGAAGGACTGATCAGAGGTTTTGATCAGAATAATCTGCCATTGTCCTTAGACAGTTTAAAGAAAAATCGCGCCATCCTTGTAAAATTAGGAAAAGAAGTGGGTATGCTAATAGAAACACCAAAATTAGCAAGTTTATCCGAATTAGCGGAACAAATAGGAGGAAGTGGTAAATCCTCGGGTGCAGGTGGCGGAGATTGTGGAATTGCATTTGTTCGCTCACAGCGACAGGCTGAACAATTGTGGGAAGCCTGGAGAGAAGCAGGC from Virgibacillus sp. MSP4-1 harbors:
- a CDS encoding phosphomevalonate kinase; translation: MPIKIKVPGKLMIAGEYAVLEPNQYAIVAAVNRYVYADITPSNQYKFSLPDLGFETVSWVSNSHSIEFSETDEKLQFVQNTIMIVKDYLNEASIHLSPFHLTVTSELDDPSGKKYGLGSSAAVVVSAVSSILALAQKQTDSFHVNKDLIFKLAALAHVKTQGSGSGADVAASTYGGWLEYSAFQADWLLDQMEQKSSVRALVDQPWPYVSIRSINPPAELRLCTGWTGKAASTGPMIKQLKHGQQEHRNIYHTFVEESHEAVEGLIRGFDQNNLPLSLDSLKKNRAILVKLGKEVGMLIETPKLASLSELAEQIGGSGKSSGAGGGDCGIAFVRSQRQAEQLWEAWREAGIEPLNLTVDHNGSTWHE
- the mvaD gene encoding diphosphomevalonate decarboxylase, producing MKAVAKAHTNIALIKYWGKRNDERILPMNNSLSLTLDHFYTTTEVQFDEALQSDTFILNGKTAIDTESVKISRYLDRIRHFAGVQRYATVRSVNHVPTSAGFASSASGFAALAAASTKALGLDLDRKTLSILARQGSGSACRSVYGGFAEWEKGSLSDGSDSYAVPIMSEAEWDVRVLSVLLESNEKPISSRKGMKRTVETSPFYSGWLEAVDQELKEIKTAIRTKDFERLGKVAEANALKMHATMLGSHPPFTYWQSSTMAVMEEVQQLRDKGIQAYFTIDAGPNVKILCLPEDEQKIRDELEKLETVKGIYGCRPGPGIEYKENLPSR